From the Carya illinoinensis cultivar Pawnee chromosome 4, C.illinoinensisPawnee_v1, whole genome shotgun sequence genome, one window contains:
- the LOC122308336 gene encoding probable inactive receptor kinase At2g26730, with translation MAVVFDSGSGSLVLWFISLLLLGAKVKSEPTQDRRALLAFINQTPHANRVQWNSSGSACDWFGVLCDANRSYVSTLRLPGVGLVGPIPSNTLGRLSQLRVLSLRSNRLSGEIPSDFSNLTLLRSLYLQNNELSGEFPLSLTRLTRLTRLDLSSNNLTGPIPFSVNNLTHLTALLLQDNGFSGTLPSIAAGLDKFNVSNNDLNGSIPETLAKFPASAFAGNSDLCGKPLPPCNPFFPPAPSPSEIPTPNPVKKKSKKLSTIAIVLIAVGSAVVAFLLLVFLLLCLKKRHRQRTSKTPKPPVTTRAVPVEAGTSSSKDDITGGSTEAERNRLVFLEGGIFSFDLEDLLRASAEVLGKGSVGTSYKAVLEEGTTVVVKRLKDVVVTKREFEMQMELLGKIKHENVVPLRAYYYSKDEKLLVSDFMPAGSLSALLHGSRGSGRTPLEWDNRFRIALGAARGLRHLHLSGKVVHGNIKASNVLLRPDQDAAVTDYGINKLFGTSTPPNRVAGYRAPEVVETRKLTFKSDVYSFGVLLLEILTGKAPNQASLSEEGIDLPRWVQSVVREEWTAEVFDAELVRYHNVEEEMVQLLQIAMVCVSTVPDHRPAMQEVVRKMEELNRGETDDGLRQSSDDPSKGSGAHTPP, from the exons ATGGCTGTGGTTTTTGACTCTGGGTCAGGGTCTCTGGTATTGTGGTTCATTTCGCTTCTGCTTCTCGGTGCAAAAGTTAAGTCGGAGCCGACCCAGGACAGACGAGCCCTCCTTGCTTTCATCAACCAGACCCCACACGCGAATCGTGTGCAATGGAACTCGTCCGGGTCAGCGTGCGATTGGTTCGGAGTTCTGTGTGACGCGAACCGTTCCTACGTATCTACTCTCCGGCTCCCCGGGGTCGGCCTTGTGGGACCTATTCCATCAAACACTCTTGGTCGGCTTAGTCAGCTTCGAGTGCTCAGTCTTCGGTCGAACCGTCTCTCCGGTGAGATCCCCTCCGATTTCTCCAATCTCACCCTCCTCCGCAGCCTTTACCTCCAAAACAACGAGCTATCCGGCGAGTTTCCACTCAGCTTGACTCGCTTAACTCGATTGACTCGCCTCGATCTCTCCTCCAACAACTTAACAGGTCCAATCCCATTTTCAGTCAACAACCTTACCCACCTGACTGCTCTTCTCTTACAAGACAACGGATTCTCGGGTACATTACCGAGCATCGCAGCGGGTTTGGATAAATTCAACGTCTCGAACAACGACCTCAACGGTTCCATTCCCGAAACGCTAGCGAAATTCCCAGCATCTGCATTCGCTGGAAACTCTGATCTCTGTGGGAAGCCACTGCCTCCGTGTAACCCATTCTTTCCACCGGCACCATCACCGTCGGAGATCCCAACCCCGAACCCGGTTAAGAAAAAGTCCAAGAAGCTCTCCACAATCGCTATAGTCTTAATAGCAGTTGGTTCAGCCGTTGTGGCCTTTCTTCTACTGGTATTCCTCTTGCTCTGTCTCAAGAAACGACACCGTCAGCGGACATCGAAAACTCCGAAACCGCCGGTTACGACGCGTGCGGTACCGGTGGAGGCAGGGACATCGTCGTCGAAGGACGACATCACCGGTGGGTCCACCGAGGCGGAGAGGAACAGGTTGGTTTTCCTTGAAGGTGGGATTTTTAGCTTTGACTTGGAGGACCTGTTGAGAGCCTCGGCAGAGGTCTTGGGGAAAGGAAGCGTGGGGACCTCGTACAAAGCGGTGCTGGAGGAAGGGACTACGGTGGTGGTGAAGAGGCTCAAGGATGTAGTGGTGACCAAGAGAGAGTTCGAGATGCAAATGGAGTTGCTGGGGAAGATTAAGCACGAGAATGTGGTTCCTCTCAGAGCTTATTACTATTCCAAGGATGAGAAATTGCTCGTTTCTGATTTCATGCCTGCTGGAAGCTTGTCCGCCCTTCTTCACG GGAGCAGAGGGTCTGGCCGTACGCCACTGGAGTGGGACAATCGTTTCAGAATAGCACTGGGTGCCGCAAGAGGCCTCCGCCATCTACACTTGTCGGGAAAGGTTGTCCACGGTAACATAAAGGCCTCCAACGTTCTCCTCCGACCCGACCAAGATGCGGCCGTCACGGACTACGGGATCAACAAGCTGTTCGGCACATCGACCCCGCCCAACCGCGTTGCCGGATACCGTGCGCCGGAGGTGGTGGAAACCAGGAAGTTGACATTCAAATCCGACGTGTACAGTTTCGGTGTGTTGCTGCTGGAGATACTGACGGGGAAAGCACCGAACCAGGCGTCGTTGAGCGAGGAGGGCATAGATCTTCCCAGGTGGGTCCAATCGGTGGTTAGGGAAGAATGGACGGCGGAGGTGTTCGATGCGGAGCTGGTAAGGTACCACAACGTAGAGGAAGAGATGGTGCAGTTGCTGCAAATAGCAATGGTATGCGTTTCAACGGTGCCGGATCATAGACCGGCCATGCAAGAAGTGGTGCGGAAGATGGAGGAGTTGAACAGGGGGGAGACCGACGATGGCTTACGACAGTCGTCTGATGATCCGTCCAAAGGATCAGGCGCTCATACGCCTCCTTGA